Below is a window of Verrucomicrobiota bacterium DNA.
GCCACCGGCGATTACGTCTGGATCATCGACAGCGACGAGATGTACTTGCCGCACGAAAGCATGCAGATCAGGCAGATGCTCGACGACGAACCGGACATCACCGTGGTCTCGTTCTACCATCGCACGTTCTGGCACAACCTCCACACGCAGCTCGTTGGCCCGCCGTGGGAAGGCAACCGGGACGTCGTCTACGAACGGATCTTCAAGCGGGGGCCTGGCTACCGCTACATCAAGCACCGGCACCCGACCGTGGTGGACGCCGACGGCGTAAGCCTCGTTGACCGGAAGCTCATCCGCGCCAATGAGATGCGCCGCCGCGGCATCTTCATCTTCCACTACTCGTACGTTGACGCCGACCAGGTCTGGCGCAAGATCCAGTACCACCGCGCACGCGGCTCGACCAACGCCGCCACGCCCGGCTGGTACGAGAAGGTCTACCTCGCCTGGCCCGACGATCCTGAGGGCGTCGAGCTCAAGTACGGCACGTTCCCCAATGGGAGCGGCGGCTGGACGCAACCCTACTTCGGCCCGCACCCGCCCGCCATGTATGAGCACCCGCTCATGCAGAAGGAGAAGGACTACTTCCGCACCATGCGCGAGCATTTCCACCCCTGGATCCTGCACGATCCCGACGAGGCGCCCGCGCTCGCACAGGCCTGACACCACGGACACGACGGATGCTGACGTTCTTCACAACCTGCAAGCCGTTCACGGGAGCCGCCGCCGTGCTCCAGCGCAACGCGATCGAGAGCTGGCGCCGTATCGGCCGCGGCTGCGACATTATCCTCGTCGGCGACGACGCCGGGACGGCCGAGATCGCCGCCGAGTTCGGTCTGCGCCACGCGCCCAAGGTCGAGCGCAACGAGTACGGCACGCCGCTGCTCAACTCGCTCTTCGACACGGCGCAGGCGATGGCCCGCCACGACGTGCTCTGTTACCTCAACGCCGACATCATGCTCATGGGCGACTTCATGGACGCGGTCCGCAAGCTGCCGCCCGAGCGCCTGCTCATGATCAGCCGGCGCTGGAACGTTGATGTCGGCGGGCCGTGGAACTTCGACGAGCCGGAGTGGGAGCGGTACCTGCGCGAGCACGCGCGCTCGTGCGGCTATCAGAAGAGCATCCTTGGCGGGCCTGACTTCTTCGTGTTCCGACGGGGTCAGTGGCGCGACATCCCCCCGTTCGCGCTGGGCCGCACGGCATTCGACAACTGGCTCATCTACGCCGCCCTCGTGCGCGGCTATCCGGTCGTCGACGCGAGCGCCTGTGTCATGGCCATCCACCAGAACCACGACTGCGGCCACGCCGACGGTGGCTGGACGGGCGCCTGGTTCGGCGAGGAGGCCGTGCGCAACCGCGCGCTGGCGGCCGACGGCTCGCAGTTCTACAACTTCCTCGATGCCACCCACGCGATGACCGCCGGCGGCCTCGAGCCGGCGATGGGCGCCGAACACATGGCGCGGCGCGTCGAACGGCGGCAAGCGAAGTGGTTCGACCGGCAGCTCTTCCTCGCCGGCACGCTCAAGAAACTTGGCCGCCACGACGAGGCGCTGGCCGTCGTCAAGGAGGCCGGCCGCGCCGCCGGAACGCCCGACCGCGTGCGCCGCTACGTGCGGGCGCGCATCGAGGGGCTCGTCGCCTGCGGCCGCGCCGGCGAGATCGAGCCGTTCGTCACCCGTCTCATCGCGGCCGAGCCATCACCGCTCATGGCTTACCACCTCGCCTCGATCTGCGAGGACCTCGGTGTCTACGACACGGCGATCGCCTTGTTCGACGCGATCGCCGACGACGAGAGCGCCGAGGCCGCCAAGATCAGGCCGGGCGCAACCTATCACCTTGCTCGCATCGCCGCCGAGAAC
It encodes the following:
- a CDS encoding tetratricopeptide repeat protein, producing the protein MLTFFTTCKPFTGAAAVLQRNAIESWRRIGRGCDIILVGDDAGTAEIAAEFGLRHAPKVERNEYGTPLLNSLFDTAQAMARHDVLCYLNADIMLMGDFMDAVRKLPPERLLMISRRWNVDVGGPWNFDEPEWERYLREHARSCGYQKSILGGPDFFVFRRGQWRDIPPFALGRTAFDNWLIYAALVRGYPVVDASACVMAIHQNHDCGHADGGWTGAWFGEEAVRNRALAADGSQFYNFLDATHAMTAGGLEPAMGAEHMARRVERRQAKWFDRQLFLAGTLKKLGRHDEALAVVKEAGRAAGTPDRVRRYVRARIEGLVACGRAGEIEPFVTRLIAAEPSPLMAYHLASICEDLGVYDTAIALFDAIADDESAEAAKIRPGATYHLARIAAENGDDDRARECAQRCLDADPAHLAARAILDRLEQERQAGEAFVEGIRDLTPPRAAAPAQAPPAVRQPADAVG
- a CDS encoding glycosyltransferase, which gives rise to MRVTAGMIVHNGEPFVGYALRSIYNFVDEIIVVEGAVEKAMFGANPDGSSTDGTVETLERFPDPEGKITLIRGTWRNKLEQSQAWFDRATGDYVWIIDSDEMYLPHESMQIRQMLDDEPDITVVSFYHRTFWHNLHTQLVGPPWEGNRDVVYERIFKRGPGYRYIKHRHPTVVDADGVSLVDRKLIRANEMRRRGIFIFHYSYVDADQVWRKIQYHRARGSTNAATPGWYEKVYLAWPDDPEGVELKYGTFPNGSGGWTQPYFGPHPPAMYEHPLMQKEKDYFRTMREHFHPWILHDPDEAPALAQA